ccttccttccttccttccccggCGGCCCGCGGGAGCGGCGGTGCCCGCGCGGGAGCGGCTCCCGGCGGGAGGGCGGGGAATCCACGCCGGGATTTCGGAGGCACACTGACATCAGGGGGGCgcggccggcggcgggcgggggctgCGCGCTGAAAGGCGGCGAGGCGCGGCCCGAGTCACTCCGGAACGGCGGCGGGGCAGCGCGGAGCGGCTGCCGGCACTGCCCGGGCTGGATCCGCGCCGCCAATGTGCCGCGGGAGGCGGGCGCTCACCCCGGCCCTAGGTAAGCCCGGGCGGCGCTCGCCGCGCCGCGCACCCACCTCCCGCCGGGTCAGGTGCGGGCGGGCGGCCGGGGCTCCCCGCGCCGCGCTGGGGGCGGCCGCGCTGCGAGGCGTGCGGGAGGTGCGGGTGAGCCGCGCTCGCTGCTCCGCGGGGCACCGGGCGGGAGAGCCGGGGCTCGGCtccccgggccggcagcgctgaGCCGGGCGCGATTCGCTGCTCGCAGAGAAGCTCCGGCTCGGTGCTCCCCCGTCCCGCCCGGCGCGGGGTCTCCGGCGCGTCGGAGCTTTGCGCGACGCTCTCGAGCCTGCAGAGACCTCGGTGCCAGACTGCGGCGTGCGGGGTCGCCTCTCCCCGCCGcgtcctgcccctgccccgagCCTGTCATTCGGCCCCCGGCAGCGACAGCCAGCACATGGCTCTGTGCGGGGAGCTCGCAGGGCCATTGCATTGCGCTGCCTCTGGCTTCGTTCGCAGTtcgctgagctctgcctggagagccAGAGCCGCTTCTTGATcgctttaaaaagcaaattaaagatCAAAacgaaaaagaaaaaacccaacccagtcTTTCGCACCAGAGGTTGTGGTTGCACTTTGCCAGACGGGACTTGCGGCAAGGACCATGCGGTGAAGCCGAGCGCCGGAGCGGGACCGCAGCGCTGCACTCTGCGATCGCAAAGGGAAATAACAAACAGCCGGAGCAGGAGCCGCGCACCCGCCGCCTCTTCCCGGAGACCTGCATCGCAACAAGCCCCGCTGCCTGCCGCAGCCTGCAGCCGCCTGAGGCTCGATCCAAACACTCCGCTttgcaggaagggctggatttGCTCCCCGTCGCCTCCGGACCGAGAGAGCTGCGGCCGAAGGAGAGCGCCGCTTCCACGGGCGGCCGGGGCCGCTGCATGCTGACCCCCGGGAGAGGGGAGTTGCGGTGGGCAGGAGAGCGGGGCTTTTCTCCGCTGGCCCAGTAGGACCTGGAGATCGGCGAGCGAGGGCTGTGCGGGGACGAGGAGCGCAGCCCGCCGGCGTTCCCCGCCCCGGGGGCCGGGAGAGCGAGGAGCCgaggccccgccgccccccgcccgctgGATTTGCCGTTCCCGGTGGCTCCCTGCACATCAGTAAGTTGGGACCCGCCGTGCGCTCACAGCGGGGCCGGCGCTGCCGCAGCCAGCAGGTGCCGCGGGGCGCTGCGGCGCCCGCCCGGTGAGGGGCGGCCCCGACCACCTTCGCAGCGTCCCCCTCCCGGAATGGAGGCAccgggctgctgcaggaaggctcGCTAGGGACTGTGTCCGGCTGCGAACGAGCAGAAACGTCAAAAACACCCCCAAGCCCTCCTCGCAGGTGGGGGCCGGAGGGGCTGAGGCGGGGGTGCCGAGCCGCAGCGCGGGGAAGCCCCGGGGGCTGAGCGGCCGCTCGGCTGCTGCTTTAAGCGCCAGGTAATCTGCCCTCCCGAGGCTGGGACGGGCTAAGATCTGCCTTCCCctgaggaagagagagagaaggagggaaaggaaagggaaaaaaaaaaaagcctgtgttttcattcataacttttttttcttccccttttcccctcctcttccttcctctccgTCAGCGCCGTGATCCGCTCCGCTCGGGGCGCAGAGggcgccgcgccgccgccgcccgcccggggctgcggggagcGGGGCGGAGCAGGGCGGGACGGGGGGGCTGGCGGCGTGTCCGAGCGGGTGtggagaaggggagggaagCGGGATCCCACCCCCGAGGTGCGGGGAGGGAGCGCAGCCCCGGGTGCAGAACCGTGAGGGCTCTCGCCGCCTGCGCCGTAcgttattttattattttgttttactcgTTTTTATTTCATTGTCCGGGGGGGAAGCAGTTTACGAGCGATCTGCGCGGGGGTGGAGGTGGCTGGTTCAACTCTCGCCCCGGTCTGCAGCTGGGCTTGTCAGTCTGCGCCGCGTTGATGTTGCACTTTCCCCCCAAAGATGGCACTGGATGTCTTTCGCATTTTCTTGGGATATTGTTTTTCATCCCCTAgggagcccagctcctggctggtaCAGCTGTAAATCTTTCCCTTTTCGCATTCATTCACCCTTGGTCTGTTGTGGATTTGTATTCAGTGCTCGTGAGGAAGGCTGCTTCTTGTGTGGGGtaggaggaaattctttgctggagggtggtgaggcactggcccAGGAAAAAACTGTGAATGCCccgtccctggaagtgcccaaggccaggtcggatggagctctgagccacctggtctagtggaaagtgtccctgcccgcGGCCAGGGGCTTTGGGACTCTGCAGAGtcttttaggtcccttccaaccaagccatcctgtgattctgttctGTGAATTAGAAGCGAGagtgtttggttttctgtttaatCTGGTGACCACAAAGCCCACACAGGTGATGTTAGatgtaaaatgaaatctttgACTACTGCATGAGGACAAAGACGTTGTGTCACAGCAGACGCTGTCACTTTCTGCCCATGGTGACTGCCTGCTAGAAGAAACATTTCCTCTTCTTGTTCTTCCTGTGCTTCCACACCACGCTGCCTTTTGCTCTCTGGAGTGGGGAACAGCTCCATGCTGGCTGTGGTCTGGGTACGCAAGACACTCTCATAGCATTATTGGATGAGGTTTTGAAATGCGTGATAGCACTCACCTTTCTCTGCTTTCAGGTAAACACATCCCGGGGGGAGTGTGAAAAGGGACTTCTCCTCTGGCTGACAGTAAAGAAAAGCAGTTTGTTGTCTTGGTTCCCTGCATAAATGTGGCACTTAAATACTCAGCTACGTTTTTGTGTAGGTGCAGAACTGTCACTGCAGTTTTCTCAGTGTTGCAACCTTCACGTCTCTCGCTGGGCAGGATGGAAAGGGATGGAAAGGTGTAACATCTCTACTATTCTCCTGCTATTTAAAAGATAGACGAGCAGATGTTCTGTTTATTTGAGAAGCTTTCAATCTCtcttttgaaaatggatttgttctttgtttgtgttttgaggTTCTTGTTGAGGGGTTTTTATCTGCTCTTAACGTTCCCATGAATGCTCAGGTACTTTTTGTTTGACACCTAGTTCATCTAAGCCTTTTCTAccccatttttctttcacaCTCCGGCCTGTGGTcaggaaatatttgaaaacaggTTGTTTGCACCCTTGCTTTAATTGTATAAAGGAGCATATTAGATGTGTAGGCTGAGTTACTTTCTCACAGAAAATGTCTTGGCCACTTGACAGCACTTAGTTCAGGACTCTGTAATGCACATACGTCACTTTAAGAGGGAGACTTTCCAAATGCACTAGGAAGCAAATCTGTGGAGCTTTCTGATGCTGCACATTCAGGGAGAAGAGTGAGAACTGGGCTCGTTCCTCACTCTGCCATAGGGAACATGACCGTAGTGGTGTTCTTGGCTGTTTCCAGCTCAGTGTCAGGGGCATTCGGAATGGCTGTTGCTAGAGACAGATGTTGAGTTCAGTAGCAAGGGAGAGGCACTTCCCATGGCTTGCCAAGAAAGCATACAAGTTAAtactggatttttattttttaaattttttttaaatggtatgGGGTCTCCTTTGCATTCCTGATCCATGATGCCATACCCAGACTCTCCCCATTACTGGACTTTGGCCAGAtcctcagcactgctgtaaTTCCCTGCTGAAAGTGATCAGTACCAGGTGGCTGGGGCAGTTTGGGCATTGCCAGatcatttctgttttcagaaagTATCCGGTGCTTTATCCCTCCGCTGCCCTTGATCTCACATGTGTATATGTACACACGCAGTGTTTATTTACACCTTCTGTCTCCTTCCTTATTTCAGGATCTCAGATGCATGCCAGGTTCCCGCTGAATGCCAGCAGCAGAGATCACTACAGATGGAGCCCCAAAGTCAGCACGGCAGCGGCGGCTCCCTGGTGGTGATTCAGCAGCCCTCCCTGGACAGCCGGCAGCGCTTGGACTATGACAGGGACGGCCAGCCCGCCACCATCTTGTCACTGGACCAGATCAAGGCCATCAGGGGCAGTAACGAATACACCGAGGGGCCGTCGGTGGTGAAGAAGCCGGCTCCACGGACGGCGCCGAGGCAGGAGAAGCACGAGAGGACTCACGAGATTATACCGATCAATGTGAATAACAACTACGAGCACAGGCCCGGCCAGGCGGGGCACGCAGCCCATCAGCAGAGCGCCAGGGCTCCCGTGCTGAGCCGCTCCACCAGCACGGGCAGCGCGGCCAGctccggcagcagcagcagcgcctcCTCGGAGCAAGGGCTGCTGGGGCGCTCGCCGCCCTCCCGGCCGGGCTCCGGCCACAGATCCGAGCGGACGATCCGGGCGCAGCCCAAGCAGTCGGCGCTGATCGTGGACGATCTGAAGGGGCCTCTGAAAGAGGACTTGACGCAGCACAAGTTCATCTGCGAGCGGTGCGGGAAGTGCAAGTGCGGGGAGTGCACGGCGCCGCgggccctgccctcctgcctggcctgCAACCGGCAGTGCCTGTGCTCGGCCGAGAGCATGGTGGAGTACGGCACCTGCATGTGCCTGGTCAAAGGCATCTTCTACCACTGTTCCAACGACGATGAAGGGGACTCGTACGCGGAtaatccctgctcctgctcccaggcacaCTGCTGTTCTAGGTACCTGTGCATGGGAGCCATGTCCTTGTTCCTGCCTTGCTTGCTCTGCTACCCTCCGGCCAAAGGATGCCTAAAACTCTGCCGGGGGTGCTATGACCGCGTCAATCGTCCGGGCTGCCGGTGCAAGAACTCCAACACGGTCTATTGTAAACTGGAGAGCTGCCCCTCTCGGGGTCAGGGCAAGCCCTCATGATTTTGGGAGGGAGGTTTACTTCCTCCAACTTCAGTTTTTCAGGTtgtagctgattttttttttccctctccccatcttttcttcttcccccctcctctcccatttTGGGAGGActgttgctttcctttcctttctgtctgcccaactcCAGACACATGAGCTCTTCCCCTTGCATctttgctctcctcctcctgctgacTTGGCTGAGTGTGGAGCATTTCACGCAgtcactgctgctctttggTAAGTGTGGACCTGGGATCTGCACCTGCCGCTCCTTCGGGCAGGGTCTTTGAGTTTGTAACTGAACCACTCCTGAAAGAGACAGTGAGGGCTCACTGGGCTCTTGAAGCTTCTTGCTCTGTGAATATCTTCCCaaagatggtttttttttttttttttgttctcagcaagttatggtttttttctccttaaccTCCTGGGTGCCAAGGAAGAATAACTTTCCTGAGTGAGCTGGATTGTGAAATaactttttgtgtgtgttcttTCTGGAGAGGGATGTAAAATAAAGGCTTCACCAAATCAAAGGCCTGACTCTTCTATAAGCAGCCTGCTtctttttgcatctttttttttttcccctctctctttttctcttaacTTTTGGAACATTCTCAGACCTGAGAATTgcccagccttttttttttttttttttttttttttacattttcagtgTAACTTCAGTTTTTGCTACACTATGTAGATCTTCACATTGGAGACATTGTGGCTGCAACATACTcatttgtttcttctgctgtCCAGTCTTTGAAGGATATTGCCCACTCCACCCTCCTAACCCAGTTTTTATAGTCTGTCAGTATCAGTTCATATTAAAGTTGGTGGTGTTCATATATCCAAACAGCCTTCAGGTGTCATTGAGTCACCTAAATGTTCTTGAATCCTTCAAGTCTCTTGTGATTCTTTGGCTTAGTGAGTTTAGCTCTGCTCTGTACtttataattttattctgtCCCTGTTTTATTGCCTTAGCCACAAATTGTGGTccttttttgtatattttatgtataaaaCACAAAGTTGAATCCCAACTATTTTTAAGACAAAAGTCtgttaaaactttttttattgTAAAGAATATTTATTATGTGAATctctattattttatgatatttatTGCAAAAGACTTCGAAAATGTACTCATGTCTGAATATAACAAAATATCAATACTTAACGAAATAAGGATGACACAAAGAAAGTACATATGTTAACTATAatgcagaaaatatattaattaatgaaaatgcCTCTGGAGTTCTTTTGTTACAATGACAGGTTGTGAGCTACCTGTGTGTATTGCTgggctcttcctcctcctgcaggtcTGTCAGGTGGCAAATAACCTCCTATTGATACTTCAAAGCCACTAGTCTTTGCTCTAGTTTAGTTTACCTAATTTTAAGTTTAAGCCAACTATATATCAAATAAGGGATGTTTAATACAATTGAATCTGTGTTGTGCTTAACAGTGCCAAGAAATGGAGGCTCTATTTATTTACCAAAGCATTTGGAAATACATTTGTGGAGGAGGAAACCACAACTTCCaagttggtttcttttttggtgtttggtttgttttgttgttttttttttttaaggaatacCACATCAACATGCAAAgccatttaaaattttcctaTATAGAACTTCCTGGCTGGTTAAATtgtgcagcagctgaagaaatTAATCTTCCCCATCTCGATTCTAAATAAAAAGCTTGGAGCCAGGATGAAAAATAGTGATTGTGTTGCTGTAGTTTGGTAGCTTTGAAATCTGgcaatgtgtgtgtgtttgggccTATGTCTATGACTTATTTGGTTCTTTTCCCATACGTTTTCCAATGTCAACTGAGTCTTCTGTCTTTAAATTAAAGGCT
The genomic region above belongs to Molothrus aeneus isolate 106 chromosome 4, BPBGC_Maene_1.0, whole genome shotgun sequence and contains:
- the SPRY1 gene encoding protein sprouty homolog 1; this translates as MEPQSQHGSGGSLVVIQQPSLDSRQRLDYDRDGQPATILSLDQIKAIRGSNEYTEGPSVVKKPAPRTAPRQEKHERTHEIIPINVNNNYEHRPGQAGHAAHQQSARAPVLSRSTSTGSAASSGSSSSASSEQGLLGRSPPSRPGSGHRSERTIRAQPKQSALIVDDLKGPLKEDLTQHKFICERCGKCKCGECTAPRALPSCLACNRQCLCSAESMVEYGTCMCLVKGIFYHCSNDDEGDSYADNPCSCSQAHCCSRYLCMGAMSLFLPCLLCYPPAKGCLKLCRGCYDRVNRPGCRCKNSNTVYCKLESCPSRGQGKPS